In the Leishmania panamensis strain MHOM/PA/94/PSC-1 chromosome 30 sequence genome, one interval contains:
- a CDS encoding hypothetical protein (TriTrypDB/GeneDB-style sysID: LpmP.30.0490), with translation MLSPQEVANTFVLYVPTYYVSFQCVASLLPDEIREEIAGRGRLINFFKRFPFVFDVVVVDSGRINVRLHPDLIHPQRGVADDRYTMSDVGQTTSYVAKPEFIVCAENIESNGMQRVFITPPAPPPAMRVRLEERVTVVDRLRSLVPAEFTAIDALEESIPEDILFHPYFNCQGGLLSIAGKMPEEFQVVHGRIRRRPPHLAPLALDEFTVDTSPLPEVAALIKRTVCDSDIPHWVSITPLYEQLTRAQRQEIKRRFRSFAGFLRAHGRSLAVSTDMLQVSMWICVSPLPLPISTSTNTTTAGAEAKTTTARDSSAASLSPTSSSSEQRAPSEPPFSAAAASSGATGAPPTPTVCTREQILNTLYDRFPPYQTLNLRDAMQLLPVEMRASCLPTKIAPWLATHPHYFSVDFMEEEDPTKVLIRRASARQPLDLVAALYTKIPEKNTPYPSAQLLQQLDPSVRRAIGCIGLAQLGRVLPQWLQIEKCRGGGRAVVGGAPQHEEFTIRRLQDMDALEEARRRGVKSKKRKEAVDIDAGVAELVESMSRT, from the coding sequence ATGCTCTCGCCCCAGGAGGTCGCCAATACATTCGTGCTCTACGTGCCGACGTACTACGTCTCTTTCCAGTGTGTCGCCTCGTTGCTGCCGGATGAAATACGCGAGGAGATCGCGGGCCGCGGCCGCCTCATCAACTTTTTCAAGCGCTTTCCCTTTGTCTTtgacgtcgtcgtcgtcgattCCGGTCGCATCAACGTGCGACTGCACCCCGACCTGATCCACCCGCAGCGCGGCGTAGCGGATGATAGGTACACGATGTCAGACGTTGGCCAGACGACGAGCTACGTAGCGAAGCCAGAGTTCATCGTCTGTGCCGAGAACATCGAGTCCAATGGCATGCAGCGTGTGTTCATCACACCACCTGCCCCGCCGCCGGCAATGCGCGTGCGGCTGGAGGAGCGAGTGACAGTCGTGGATCGCTTACGCAGTCTCGTGCCGGCGGAGTTCACCGCCATCGATGCATTGGAGGAGAGCATTCCGGAAGACATTTTGTTTCACCCTTACTTCAACTGCCAAGGCGGCCTGCTCTCCATTGCCGGCAAGATGCCAGAGGAGTTCCAGGTCGTCCATGGACGCATCCGGCGCCGGCCACCTCACCTTGCCCCTCTGGCGCTCGACGAGTTCACGGTGgacacctccccccttccaGAGGTAGCAGCGCTTATCAAGCGGACTGTCTGCGACAGCGACATCCCTCACTGGGTGAGCATCACCCCGCTGTATGAGCAGCTCACCCGCGCACAGAGGCAGGAGATCAAGCGGCGATTCCGCAGCTTTGCTGGTTTTCTGCGTGCTCACGGCCGGTCACTTGCGGTGTCGACGGACATGCTGCAGGTATCCATGTGGATTTGTgtgtcaccgctgccgctgccaatctccacctccactaacaccaccaccgcaggcGCGGAAGCTAAGACGACCACCGCGAGAGATTCCAGTGCTGCATCCCTCTCACcaacgtcgtcgtcgtcagaGCAAAGGGCACCATCAGAGCCACCTTtttcggcagcggcagcgtcgtcggGTGCGACTGGTGCGCCACCAACACCCACCGTGTGCACACGAGAGCAAATTCTGAACACCTTGTACGATCGATTTCCGCCGTACCAGACGCTCAACCTGCGCGATGCGATGCAGCTTCTTCCTGTTGAGATGCGTGCCTCCTGCCTTCCCACCAAGATCGCGCCGTGGCTCGCCACCCACCCTCACTACTTCTCCGTCGATttcatggaggaggaggacccCACTAAGGTGCTAATCCGCCGTGCCtcagcgcggcagccgctggaCCTCGTCGCCGCTCTCTACACCAAAATCCCTGAGAAGAATACGCCGTACCCATCAGCGCAGCTGTTACAGCAGCTGGATCCGTCGGTGCGTCGCGCCATTGGATGCATCGGGCTTGCTCAGCTAGGGCGCGTGCTGCCACAGTGGCTGCAGATCGAAAagtgccgcggcggtggacgCGCCGTGGTGGGTGGAGCGCCACAGCATGAGGAGTTCACCATTCGGCGGCTGCAGGATATGGACGCACTCGAGGAGGctcggcggcgcggcgtcaaaagcaagaagagaaaagaggcggTTGATATCGACGCTGGTGTGGCGGAGCTGGTGGAGTCGATGAGCAGGACTTGA
- a CDS encoding hypothetical protein (TriTrypDB/GeneDB-style sysID: LpmP.30.0510), with protein sequence MSDASQRAAQQRRIQQLHERLELYNIADSHTDPTSTSAGGVGSAGAGGLQAGSEGMAPSTKPSRAAPMLSSPNPTPTSSPASSAFFFASSLLRRTADADVPSFTFGLQRSNGGPAAPSAAGMTEGSRASPTPQPHAQVQMPAPVPAPQLARNLAQEFVGSAASPIGASPARGASRSSVMTSGAAASPAAPGRPSTGAAYPKSATEAAEAVTTANTDSQRRTSSRFDRYEGSKTDGSEYDEYEVEEVEDYTEGYEDEEEDEEYTKEEVGLTLEDMLYRLHRACSSSSDHAMTSSSLQQAIAAATASSPLARDSSLASAPPTAAVAPRVASTATTTNSMGTTHPFLQQAAEVYRQRHLHKVTQEQQQHHSPFNTGHTWSTDEERSLTDTSTSEITGELDDVSESGSSSGTSSAAAAPKKAVAAANATAALQNDGLSAAAPAPLAVATAATRSPLDGASAGNALPSSALCFDQLEAAYRRLLVLQQGSKYVSERVGPECFPRPLPRQENAYALAEQRDLVVKRDTEMRAAPPAGATLEDLRQRENAAVEKTLGLLREKFDAAMKSLRPVIDREALIEGKRHMLKQRELDIAKQHEARLVVEREVAAAEQRLMERSEQLRKREEDYNTRLLQHDQEQKAAQEQIGEVEQLSKQVSSWLAILEERDRRLARKEKRLQRVQADLLRRIEDVTVWKRATQRIKQIPPPPSPPRIS encoded by the coding sequence ATGTCCGATGCCAGCCAGCgtgccgcacagcagcggcgcataCAGCAACTCCACGAGCGACTTGAGCTGTACAACATCGCTGACAGCCACACGGACCCGACGAGCACCTCTGCTGGTGGCGTAGGctccgctggtgctggtggtcTGCAGGCCGGTAGTGAAGGCATGGCACCGTCGACGAAGCCGTCCCGAGCTGCACCGATGCTCAGTTCGCCCAATCCCACGCCGACGTCGTCTCCCGCCTCCAGTGcattcttctttgcctcttcaTTGCTGCGACGAACGGCAGATGCAGACGTGCCGTCATTCACGTTTGGGCTGCAGCGGAGCAACGGTGGCCCCGCTGCCCCGTCAGCAGCTGGAATGACTGAGGGGTCTCGGGCTTCGCCGACACCGCAGCCGCATGCGCAAGTGCAGATGCCAGCTCCTGTGCCCGCACCCCAGCTCGCCCGTAACCTCGCTCAAGAGTTCGTTGGGTCCGCTGCGAGCCCGATTGGTGCGTCACCAGCCAGAGgtgcctctcgctcttcggTAATGACTAGCGGAGCAGCCGCTTCCCCAGCTGCTCCGGGACGTCCGTCTACCGGCGCTGCCTACCCCAAGTCTGCAActgaggcagcagaggccgtGACGACCGCCAACACCGACTCTCAGCGTCGCACCTCCAGTCGTTTTGATCGTTACGAGGGCTCTAAGACTGACGGGAGCGAGTACGACGAGtatgaggtggaggaggtggaggactACACAGAGGGctacgaggacgaggaggaggacgaggagtaTACAAAGGAGGAAGTGGGCCTGACGCTGGAAGACATGCTGTATCGCCTCCACcgtgcctgcagcagctcctcagaTCATGCGATGACATCATCCTCGCTACAGCAGGCTATAGCCGCAGCGACCGCATCGTCCCCGCTTGCTCGTGATTCGTCGCTGGCATCTGCGCCACCGACTGCGGCCGTGGCTCCTCGTGTTGCGTcaaccgccaccaccaccaactcCATGGGTACTACCCATCCCTTTCTccagcaggcggcggaggtgtATCGTCAGCGTCATCTTCACAAAGTCACTcaggagcagcaacagcatcaCAGTCCTTTCAACACTGGCCACACGTGGAGCACGGATGAGGAAAGGAGCTTGACCGACACGTCGACCTCCGAGATAACGGGAGAGCTGGACGACGTTTCGGAGagcggctcctcctccggtacttcctctgctgctgctgctccaaaAAAGGCCGTGGCTGCGGCTAACGCAACAGCGGCTCTACAAAATGACGGCTtatcagcggcagcaccggcgccacTTGCGGTGGCAACTGCCGCGACTCGCTCTCCCTTAGACGGGGCGAGCGCGGGGAATGCGCTCCCTTCCTCGGCCCTGTGCTTTGACCAGCTCGAGGCTGCCTATCGACGCCTGCTCGTCCTTCAACAAGGGTCCAAGTACGTATCCGAGCGTGTGGGGCCAGAGTGCTTTccacgccccctcccacgcCAAGAGAACGCCTACGCACTAGCGGAGCAGCGCGACCTGGTGGTGAAGCGTGACACGGAGATGCGGGCGGCGCCTCCTGCAGGGGCCACGCTGGAGGATTTACGGCAGCGCGAGAACGCTGCCGTTGAAAAGACGCTGGGATTGCTTCGCGAGAAGTTTGACGCGGCGATGAAGTCTTTGAGGCCCGTCATTGACCGTGAGGCACTCATAGAGGGAAAACGGCACATGCTGAAGCAGCGAGAGTTGGACATTGCCAAGCAGCATGAGGCCCGGCTCGTCGTTGAACGCGAggtcgccgcggcggagcagcgcctcaTGGAGCGCTCGGAGCaactgaggaagagagaggaggactACAATacccgcctgctgcagcatgACCAGGAGCAAAAAGCTGCGCAGGAACAGATAGGCGAGGTAGAGCAGCTGAGCAAGCAAGTCTCCTCGTGGTTAGCGATTCTCGAAGAACGCGATCGTCGTCTGGCTCGGAAGGAGAAGCGTCTGCAGCGTGTGCAGGCAGACCTGCTGAGGCGCATCGAAGATGTCACCGTGTGGAAGAGGGCGACGCAGCGCATCAAGCAGATCCCACCTCCCCCGTCTCCGCCACGCATCAGCTGA
- a CDS encoding bystin, putative (TriTrypDB/GeneDB-style sysID: LpmP.30.0500), whose product MPGKEKAKRESHRSNPLSDDIHAERFASVKRTPRRAADEHAVDQAGYLIPNHTTKQILRTAKKQLEIIQAEVTAEECATSAPEEDSRDSGLQDLIGDEEMTTEDREHHYEMEAAADGEDVVLEYDDNDSIASEMLVEVPDVSPEMYGIDEEEARLLNAFQPASRVQSRNLADMIMEKIREKEQSARSGAAPSPSENASMAEKDGEEKIDSRVARVYTAIGTVLKRYTSGKIPKAFKILPNVKNWEQLLMLTRPDQWSPHATYQATRIFAANLNESMLQRYYAAVLLPIVHERLLEEKKLHPALYMAVRKALFKPVAFFKGFLLPLAMDEECTLREALVVASVLQRCHLPPVPTAVIIYKIAQQPFSGRCSVFLRVLIDKRMALPYQAIDELVKYFHRFLETHTKEVALPVLWHQTLLSFTQHYKADLTEAQLGLLSNVCNVHFHYMITPEIRREIVAALRMKQGTAPVS is encoded by the coding sequence ATGCCTGGcaaggaaaaggcaaagagggagTCCCATCGCTCCAACCCGCTGAGCGATGACATCCACGCTGAGCGCTTTGCCAGCGTCAAGCGCACACCCCGTCGCGCCGCGGACGAGCACGCCGTGGATCAGGCTGGCTACCTCATTCCGAACCACACGACGAAACAGATCTTGCGCACAGCCaagaagcagctggagatTATTCAGGCTGAGGTGACGGCCGAGGAGTGCGCCACTTCGGCGCCTGAGGAAGACTCCCGCGACAGCGGCCTGCAGGACCTCATCGGCGATGAGGAGATGACGACGGAGGATCGCGAGCACCACTacgagatggaggcggcggcggatgGCGAGGACGTGGTACTGGAgtacgacgacaacgactCCATTGCGTCGGAAATGTTGGTGGAGGTGCCGGACGTGTCGCCGGAGATGTACGGCAtcgacgaagaggaggcacgACTTCTGAACGCCTTTCAACCTGCCTCGCGTGTGCAGAGTCGCAACTTGGCGGATATGATAATGGAAAAAATTagggagaaagagcagagcgcccgcagtggcgcagccCCGAGCCCGAGCGAGAACGCCAGCATGGCGGAAAAGGACGGTGAGGAAAAGATCGACAGCCGTGTGGCACGTGTGTACACGGCCATCGGCACAGTGCTGAAGCGCTACACCTCCGGCAAGATTCCGAAGGCATTCAAAATTTTGCCAAACGTGAAGAAttgggagcagctgctgatgctgacGCGCCCGGATCAGTGGTCCCCGCACGCCACCTACCAAGCCACCCGCATCTTTGCCGCCAACTTGAACGAGAGTATGCTGCAGCGATACTATgccgcagtgctgctgcccattgTGCACGAGCGACTGCTTGAGGAGAAAAAACTGCACCCAGCTCTGTACATGGCAGTACGCAAGGCGCTCTTTAAGCCTGTCGCCTTCTTCAAGGGctttctgctgccgctggcaaTGGACGAGGAGTGCACGCTGCGTGAAGCCCTTGTTGTGGCAAGCGTgttgcagcggtgccactTGCCACCGGTGCCCACCGCCGTCATCATCTACAagatcgcgcagcagcccttCAGTGGCCGGTGCTCTGTCTTTCTTCGTGTGCTCATCGACAAGAGGATGGCGCTACCGTACCAGGCCATTGATGAACTGGTGAAGTACTTCCATCGCTTCTTGGAAACCCATACGAAGGAGGTGGCGTTGCCGGTGCTGTGGCACCAGACcctgctctccttcactcAGCACTACAAGGCGGACCTGACCGAGGCGCAGCTAGGGCTGCTATCCAATGTGTGCAACGTGCATTTCCACTACATGATCACCCCCGAGATCCGCCGCGAGATTGTGGCGGCGCTACGCATGAAGCAGGGTACGGCACCCGTTTCCTAG
- a CDS encoding hypothetical protein (TriTrypDB/GeneDB-style sysID: LpmP.30.0520) — translation MSFLRPTVSSLRRAVSGAQDEQHCHRGPSAAAGVAQPFSAQPIFHNTATSDYSHVSSRVNTGLRSRVRTASLTRCPAAAAASRSPSLREFADKCDSVIQRAQAMLERTHEQELKVTMALEERKSQSPAHQATPLLQTESTPQRTPANTQGGLAFSTSSLAMLNAPHTTPVAPSSAVSLTAITTSPSLPLLPAPPPTPAGLPRSPPPTQWDADTSLRDPTSHSSPSLLQRLRRSWQRGSSQAGETHATSPMPSTPDVALFTGAARVSPRKSVRFASPEKLETVTPTKVVELWSDGDDDEDEETSEDDEEQERLPPTKKMRSESSSSSHTPHRDSVAVLPAPPPSAVKSDRCSRNASSNSLLPSETPSPSRSTVSPPSPPSPHRERTRSLSATRTTSPQERGGSSGRSSTSSTRPLMDHDEVKEYIIHHTIRSSLSCISRANMEDYLREEGVALPAEGHCLKRHLLARIRVLIKQGTTPHSHQK, via the coding sequence ATGTCCTTCCTGCGTCCTACCGTGTCGAGCCTGCGGCGTGCGGTCAGCGGTGCGCAAGACGAGCAACACTGCCATAGAGGtccctctgccgctgcgggtgTCGCGCAACCCTTTTCGGCACAGCCGATCTTCCACAACACTGCTACATCCGACTACTCTCACGTGTCTAGTCGTGTCAACACCGGCCTTCGCAGTCGCGTTCGTACAGCGTCTCTAACTCGATgtcccgctgccgctgccgcgtcaCGCTCGCCGTCCCTGCGTGAGTTTGCTGACAAGTGCGACAGTGTCATCCAGCGAGCACAGGCGATGCTGgagcgcacgcacgagcagGAGTTGAAGGTGACAATGGCGCTTGAGGAGCGTAAGTCGCAATCCCCCGCACACCAGGCAACGCCGCTCCTGCAAACAGAGTCGACCCCGCAACGGACGCCAGCTAACACACAAGGTGGCCTCGCTTTTTCCACGTCGTCCCTGGCGATGCTGAACGCACCGCATACTACACCAGTGGCGCCCTCAAGTGCGGTATCCTTGACTGCCATCACCacttcaccctctctcccgctgctCCCGGCACCTCCGCCAACTCCGGCAGGCCTCCCGCGCAGCCCGCCCCCCACGCAGTGGGACGCTGACACGAGCCTCAGAGATCCCACCAgccactcctccccctcgctcttGCAACGCCTTCGGCGATCCTGGCAGCGTGGATCCAGTCAGGCAGGGGAGACCCACGCAACTTCGCCTATGCCATCCACGCCGGATGTGGCCCTGTTTACCGGCGCCGCTCGTGTGAGCCCGCGCAAGTCTGTGCGCTTCGCCAGCCCCGAGAAGCTGGAGACAGTCACACCGACAAAGGTGGTCGAGTTATGgagcgatggcgacgacgacgaagacgaggagACAAGTGAGGACGatgaggagcaggagcgacTGCCGCCCACCAAGAAGATGCGCTCTGAGTCGAGCAGTAGCAGTCACACGCCTCACCGCGACTCCGTCGCAGTGCtgccagctccacctccgtcCGCCGTCAAGTCCGACAGATGTAGCCGCAACGCGAGCAGCAACTCTTTACTTCCCTCTGAGACTCCCTCACCGTCGCGCAGCACTGTGTCCCCGCCGTCCCCGCCGTCCCCGCATAGGGAGCGCACCCGATCGCTGTCCGCCACACGCACTACCTCCCCTCaagagcgaggcggcagtaGTGgtcgcagctccacctcctcgacgcGCCCGCTGATGGACCATGACGAGGTCAAGGAGTACATCATACACCACACCATCCgcagctctctctcgtgtATCTCGAGGGCCAACATGGAGGACTATctcagagaggagggcgtggCGCTGCCAGCCGAGGGACATTGTCTGAAGCGGCACCTCCTCGCACGCATCCGAGTCCTCATCAAGCAGGGAACGACACCACATTCACACCAGAAATAG
- a CDS encoding aspartyl-tRNA synthetase, putative (TriTrypDB/GeneDB-style sysID: LpmP.30.0480) — MSSNHAEAKAPAVEKKISDKEARKAARLAEEKARAEEKAALVEKYKDMFGAAPMVQSTAYMSHTYVPVADLSQPALVDKTVLIRARVSTTRKKGKMAFMVLRDGRDSVQAMVAVEGDVPKEMIDFVGQIPTESIVDVEASVCKVEQSITSTSHSDIELKVKKIHTVTESLRTLPFTLEDANRKESDEGAKVNFDTRLNSRWMDLRTPASGAIFRLQSRVCQYFRQFLIDSDFCEIHSPKIINAPSEGGANVFKLEYFNRFAYLAQSPQLYKQMVLQGDVPRVFEVGPVFRSENSNTHRHLTEFVGLDVEMRINEHYYEVLDLAESLFNYMFEHLATHTKELKDVCQQYPFEPLVWKVTPETMKELGVGVISKGVEPTDKYQARVHNMDNRMLRMNYMHCIELLNTVLEEKMAPTDDINTTNEKLLGKLVKERYGTDFFISDRFPSSARPFYTMECKDDARFTNSYDMFIRGEEISSGAQRIHDPDLLLARAKMLNVDLTPIKEYVDSFRLGAWPHGGFGVGLERVVMLYLGLGNVRLASLFPRDPQRTTP, encoded by the coding sequence ATGAGCTCCAACCACGCCGAGGCTAAGGCACCCgcggtggagaagaagaTAAGCGACAAGGAGGCCCGCAAGGCGGCGCGCCTGGCTGAGGAGAAGGCCCGCGCCGAGGAAAAGGCGGCCCTCGTGGAGAAATATAAAGACATGTTTGGTGCTGCACCGATGGTGCAGTCAACGGCGTACATGTCGCACACGTACGTTCCGGTTGCAGACCTGTCGCAGCCGGCGTTGGTAGACAAGACCGTGTTGATCCGTGCCCGGGTCTCGACGACGCGCAAGAAGGGGAAGATGGCGTTTatggtgctgcgcgacggGAGGGACTCGGTGCAGGCGATGGTTGCTGTGGAGGGCGACGTACCGAAGGAGATGATTGACTTCGTGGGACAGATTCCGACAGAGTCGATTGTGGACGTCGAGGCCTCGGTATGCAAGGTGGAGCAGTCCATCACATCGACGTCGCACTCAGACATTGAGCTGAAGGTGAAGAAAATTCACACAGTGACGGAgtcgctgcgcacgctgccGTTTACACTAGAGGACGCGAACCGCAAGGAGTCGGACGAGGGCGCGAAGGTGAACTTTGACACGCGCCTGAACAGTCGATGGATGGATCTGCGCACGCCGGCGTCCGGCGCGATCTTTCGTCTTCAGTCGCGTGTGTGCCAGTACTTCCGCCAGTTTCTTATCGACAGCGACTTCTGTGAAATCCACTCGCCCAAGATCATCAACGCGCCGAGCGAAGGTGGCGCCAATGTGTTCAAGCTGGAGTACTTCAACCGCTTTGCATATCTCGCCCAGTCGCCACAGCTCTACAAGCAGATGGTGCTACAAGGTGATGTGCCACGCGTGTTCGAAGTGGGACCGGTCTTTCGCTCCGAgaacagcaacacacaccgccacctGACGGAGTTCGTCGGGCTGGACGTGGAGATGCGCATTAATGAGCACTACTATGAGGTGCTGGATCTAGCAGAGAGCCTCTTTAACTACATGTTCGAGCACCTcgctacacacacaaaggagcTGAAGGATGTGTGCCAACAGTACCCGTTTGAGCCTCTTGTATGGAAGGTTACCCCAGAGACGATGAAGGAGCTTGGTGTTGGCGTCATCTCTAAGGGCGTGGAGCCGACAGACAAGTACCAGGCACGCGTGCACAACATGGATAATCGTATGCTGCGGATGAACTACATGCACTGCATCGAGCTGCTGAACACTGTcctggaggagaagatggCGCCGACTGATGACATCAACACGACGAACGAAAAGCTCCTTGGCAAGCTTGTGAAGGAGCGCTACGGCACGGATTTTTTCATCTCAGATCGCTTTCCGTCCTCGGCACGCCCCTTCTACACGATGGAGTGCAAGGATGACGCGCGCTTCACGAACTCGTATGATATGTTCATCCGCGGAGAGGAGATCTCCAGCGGAGCGCAGCGCATTCACGATCCTGATTTGCTCCTGGCGCGCGCCAAGATGCTGAACGTCGACCTCACGCCGATCAAGGAGTATGTCGACTCGTTCCGTCTCGGTGCGTGGCCGCATGGCGGCTTTGGCGTTGGGCTGGAGCGCGTGGTGATGCTGTACCTTGGGCTGGGCAACGTGCGCCTTGCTTCGCTGTTTCCCCGTGACCCACAGCGCACGACTCCGTAG
- a CDS encoding hypothetical protein (TriTrypDB/GeneDB-style sysID: LpmP.30.0460), with translation MGKARGQRESREQLVQEAQVMVAEDFPQELEAIYAKTSEKANISAMKVLNMAKCLELLEVEMAGGHTVLLIKVSQVVKTGNMTIEITPNSASFGNSILQRVSRFDSALQVSKEGPKIRVVLPPITTARRDRTVEEVKNLISIFRQLVKQSRTKAVKVLQDAGLEDGVQRELVAVVDSTASAFLAEKAAELELLSEEVMSMGIDESDVTAGR, from the coding sequence ATGGGCAAGGCACGCGGCCAGCGCGAGAGCCGTGAGCAACTTGTACAGGAGGCACAGGTGATGGTCGCCGAGGACTTTCCTCAAGAGCTCGAGGCCATCTATGCCAAAACATCGGAGAAGGCGAACATCAGCGCCATGAAGGTGCTGAACATGGCTAAGTGCTTGGAGTTGCTAGAAGTGGAAATGGCTGGCGGCCACACGGTGCTGCTCATTAAGGTTTCGCAGGTGGTGAAGACGGGCAATATGACTATTGAAATCACGCCGAACTCCGCCTCCTTTGGTAACTCGATCCTGCAGCGCGTGAGCCGATTTGACAGCGCCCTGCAAGTCTCCAAGGAAGGCCCGAAGATACGCGTTGTGTTGCCACCCATCACCACGGCGCGCCGCGACAGAACTGTCGAAGAGGTAAAAAATCTTATCTCGATCTTTCGTCAGCTTGTCAAGCAGTCGCGGACGAAGGCAGtaaaggtgctgcaggatgCTGGCCTGGAGGATGGGGTGCAGCGGGAGCTCGTTGCTGTCGTGGACTCTACTGCTAGCGCCTTTttggcggagaaggcggcagagCTGGAGTTGTTGTCGGAGGAGGTCATGTCGATGGGCATTGACGAGTCAGACGTCACGGCCGGTCGCTAG
- a CDS encoding eukaryotic translation initiation factor 4e, putative (TriTrypDB/GeneDB-style sysID: LpmP.30.0470) produces MSPNATEFVPGRSNGPVGGLEALPTSTADMELAKAPPATAGYAPSPAGAARRSLHSSPIIQPSRLSVKSASEIEAISKNSALNAAAAAYVPQRTLARVVLAQPSPLALAPSEDPVKDNIEMMLDDLWCLFYFPTTLGENIKEEDYNPTLVFRMDSIPTFWRVVNNIASPTELQLSTLYLFRDGIDPKWEDPANRDGGIVKVKATSAQIDEAWELLLCRTIGDSWSPSVRETVNGVVLKVRERGYWLELWVTKDSSALQKDLAELWHPILGPSFSTTYLTHSMLQERTHAAAALAAERQKRNRRRY; encoded by the coding sequence ATGAGCCCCAACGCCACGGAGTTCGTGCCGGGGCGGAGTAACGGCCCTGTCGGCGGGCTCGAGGCGCTGCCCACGTCCACGGCGGACATGGAGCTTGCCAAGGCTCCACCTGCCACTGCTGGCTACGCGCCGTCGCCAGCCGGTGCGGCACGCCGCAGCCTGCATAGCTCTCCCATCATCCAGCCCTCTCGTCTGAGCGTCAAGAGTGCCTCCGAGATTGAGGCCATTAGCAAAAACAGCGCCTTaaatgccgctgctgctgcctacGTGCCACAGCGCACCCTGGCGCGCgtggtgctggcgcagccTTCTCCACTCGCCCTCGCCCCCTCAGAGGACCCGGTCAAGGACAACATCGAGATGATGCTGGACGACCTTTGGTGTCTCTTCTACTTCCCCACCACGTTGGGTGAGAACATTAAGGAGGAGGATTACAACCCCACATTGGTGTTCCGCATGGACAGCATCCCGACCTTCTGGAGGGTGGTGAACAACATCGCGTCTCCGACCGAGCTGCAACTCAGCACGCTGTATCTCTTCCGGGACGGCATCGACCCCAAGTGGGAGGACCCCGCGAACCGAGACGGCGGTATCGTGAAGGTGAAGGCCACCTCTGCCCAGATCGACGAGGCGTGGGAGCTCCTCCTGTGCCGCACCATCGGCGACTCGTGGTCCCCATCGGTGCGCGAGACTGTCAACGGTGTGGTGTTGAAGGTTCGCGAGCGCGGCTACTGGCTAGAATTGTGGGTCACCAAGGACTCGAGCGCGCTACAGAAGGACCTCGCCGAGCTCTGGCACCCGATCCTTGGCCCCTCCTTCTCGACCACGTACCTGACGCACTCcatgctgcaggagcgcacccacgccgctgcagccttAGCTGCTGAGAGGCAGAAAAGGAACCGTCGACGCTACTAA